The following proteins are co-located in the Haloplanus sp. HW8-1 genome:
- a CDS encoding winged helix-turn-helix transcriptional regulator, with protein sequence MSDPDLELASRREIYQRIADTPGVHFRALLDELEYAQGTLQYHLRWLADEEVIEVSDDGKYTRYYPATEFDEVDRVVMNALRREYSRRILAHLLMDGPLSTTELSDRLDKAQSTASWHLSKLAEADLVTKERDGRSVVYEVSDPDRVKYLYTIHQRSFTDKVVDRLLGLWDSY encoded by the coding sequence ATGTCGGACCCGGACCTCGAACTGGCCTCTCGACGAGAAATCTACCAGCGGATAGCCGACACGCCGGGCGTTCACTTTCGCGCGCTGCTCGACGAACTCGAGTACGCCCAAGGGACGCTCCAGTACCACCTCCGGTGGCTCGCCGACGAGGAGGTCATCGAGGTCTCGGACGACGGCAAGTACACGCGATACTATCCGGCTACCGAGTTCGACGAAGTCGATCGAGTCGTGATGAACGCATTGCGACGGGAGTACAGTCGCCGCATCCTCGCACATCTTCTTATGGACGGTCCGCTCTCGACAACCGAGCTCAGCGACCGCTTGGACAAGGCACAGTCGACAGCCTCGTGGCACCTCTCGAAACTCGCCGAGGCCGACCTCGTCACCAAGGAGCGCGACGGCCGGAGTGTCGTCTACGAGGTCAGCGACCCTGACCGGGTCAAATACCTCTACACGATTCACCAGCGCTCGTTCACTGACAAAGTCGTCGACCGTCTCTTGGGCCTCTGGGACAGCTACTAG
- a CDS encoding universal stress protein yields the protein MAPSHVLVPLDGSPLSDEALAQALEHFDCRVTVLNVVTPIDAAMSEGGVLEPGEDRRESARDRADRVVERAKARAAEVDRTIETAVETGDPAEAILGYVAANDVDHVVMGGHGGERGDIARRLLGTVATSVVGEAPVTVTVVR from the coding sequence ATGGCGCCATCGCACGTCCTCGTCCCGCTCGACGGATCGCCGCTGTCGGACGAGGCACTCGCGCAGGCGCTCGAACACTTCGACTGTCGGGTGACCGTCCTGAACGTGGTGACACCGATCGACGCGGCGATGAGCGAGGGCGGGGTTCTCGAACCAGGCGAGGATCGCCGCGAGAGCGCACGCGATCGGGCCGACCGCGTCGTCGAACGAGCGAAGGCACGGGCAGCCGAGGTCGACCGGACGATCGAGACGGCGGTGGAAACCGGCGACCCGGCCGAGGCCATCCTCGGATACGTCGCCGCCAACGACGTCGACCACGTCGTGATGGGAGGTCACGGCGGCGAGCGAGGCGATATCGCTCGCCGGCTGCTCGGAACCGTGGCGACGAGCGTCGTCGGCGAGGCCCCCGTGACCGTGACCGTCGTGCGCTAA
- a CDS encoding PAS domain S-box protein — protein sequence MEDAETSKKRRKNRAERYRRLVEESNDVATIIDTDGTITYVSPAVTRVLGYDPEEIVGSTGYEYVHPDDRERNADAVEAVVETPNESRTVEVRFKHADGTWCWIEATMRNRLDDPVIDGILLNSRDITERKGQEHELQELAREYKALLNNADDAIFFIDVDASGDITFRFDRLSPAYERQTGITTEQVRGRTPREVFGAERGVELEANYHRCVKAGEPISYQEELEIDEEARIWQTNLAPVTTDGEISRLVGITRNVTERVERARQLRRQNERLDEFASVISHDVRNPLNVAQGRATILDEQTESEHLGPLVQALDRMEAIVMDTLTLARQGDTIDETESVSLIDLVGNCWGMVDTDEATLEIADEVTFQGDRDRLQHVFENLLRNAVEHGGTDVTVRVGRVDEDTIYVEDDGSGIPVDRRDEIFEPGHSLMSDGTGFGLTIAKRIVEAHGWTVSVTDGPDGGARFEIVMSP from the coding sequence ATGGAAGACGCTGAGACTTCGAAAAAACGGAGAAAGAATCGGGCAGAGCGGTATCGGAGGCTCGTCGAAGAGTCCAACGATGTCGCCACGATCATCGACACAGACGGAACGATAACGTACGTAAGCCCCGCAGTCACCCGAGTTCTCGGCTACGATCCGGAGGAAATAGTCGGGAGTACCGGATACGAATACGTACATCCTGACGACCGGGAGCGAAACGCCGACGCGGTCGAGGCGGTTGTGGAAACCCCGAACGAATCCCGGACCGTCGAAGTCCGATTCAAACACGCCGATGGCACCTGGTGCTGGATCGAGGCAACAATGCGGAATCGGCTCGACGACCCTGTCATCGACGGCATTCTACTCAACAGCCGGGATATCACCGAGCGGAAAGGACAGGAACACGAACTGCAAGAACTCGCCAGAGAGTACAAAGCCCTTCTAAACAATGCAGACGACGCGATTTTCTTCATCGACGTCGACGCGTCGGGCGACATCACGTTCCGGTTCGACCGCCTCAGTCCGGCATACGAGCGACAGACTGGAATCACCACCGAACAGGTTCGTGGACGGACACCACGCGAGGTGTTCGGTGCGGAACGGGGAGTGGAACTGGAAGCGAACTATCACCGCTGTGTCAAGGCTGGTGAGCCGATCTCGTATCAGGAGGAGCTAGAAATCGACGAAGAAGCACGCATCTGGCAGACGAACCTCGCGCCAGTTACTACTGACGGGGAAATATCCCGTCTCGTGGGAATCACCCGAAACGTCACCGAACGCGTTGAGCGGGCGCGACAGCTCCGTCGTCAAAACGAGCGCCTCGACGAGTTTGCAAGTGTCATCTCACACGACGTTCGCAATCCGCTCAACGTCGCACAGGGCCGCGCAACGATCCTCGATGAACAAACGGAAAGCGAACACCTCGGTCCACTCGTACAAGCGCTCGACCGGATGGAGGCCATCGTCATGGACACGTTGACGCTCGCCCGGCAGGGTGACACGATAGACGAAACGGAGTCGGTCAGTTTGATCGATCTCGTCGGGAACTGTTGGGGAATGGTAGACACGGACGAGGCGACCCTCGAGATAGCTGATGAAGTGACCTTCCAGGGCGACCGCGACCGGTTACAACACGTCTTCGAGAACCTGCTCCGAAACGCTGTCGAACACGGTGGCACGGACGTGACCGTTCGTGTTGGGCGTGTCGATGAAGACACCATCTACGTCGAAGACGATGGGTCAGGGATTCCCGTAGACAGGCGTGACGAGATTTTCGAACCGGGCCACTCTTTGATGAGTGATGGCACCGGCTTCGGACTAACCATCGCAAAACGGATCGTGGAGGCCCACGGGTGGACGGTGTCTGTGACGGATGGGCCCGATGGCGGGGCACGGTTCGAGATCGTGATGTCTCCATAA
- a CDS encoding heavy metal translocating P-type ATPase, with protein sequence MSERTSQIDIQGMSCANCSQTISDAVKSLDGVSEANVNFATDEGSIAYDPEEVSLGEIYDVIGEAGYSPVTESVTIGVTDMSCANCSETIQDALERTPGVVDADANFATDEAQVTYNPAEATPGEFYDAIEDAGYSPVREDAETDDGPEGDARETARQDEIRRQLRLTLFGAVLSLPLLVFMAAHLLSLGLVGDELFGIPSGWVAFALATPVQVVLGRPFYRNSYTALVTNGRANMDVLIALGSTTAYVYSVAVLLGLIAGGLYFDTAAFILVFITLGNYLEARSKGQAGEALRKLLEMEADTATIVDADGNEKEVSLDDVQVGDRMKVRPGERIPTDGVVVDGQSAVDESMVTGESVPVEKAAGDEVVGSTINENGVLVVEATKVGTDTALQQIVRTVKEAQSRQPDIQNLADRISAYFVPAVIANAVLWSVVWYLFPATLAGFVDALPLWGLVAGGPVAGGVSVFEFAVIVFASSVLIACPCALGLATPAATMVGTTLGAQNGVLFKGGDVLERAKDVDTVVFDKTGTLTKGEMELTDVIVFDDDEPPVADGGGSVTDGGQLTVSERFSEEDVLRFAATAESASEHPLARAIVEGAEARGIDVTDPDDFENVPGQGVKAAVDAEFGGGPSDWPDGGVEILVGNRTFLRENGIDPAPAEETMERLEREGKTAMLVGVRGVESEHRAASDAQPGSAGELVGVVANADTVKESAKDAIDQLQERGADVMMITGDNERTARAVAERVGIAPENVRAGVLPEDKSAAVEAIQDGGERSASDRRLHGGRKVMMVGDGVNDAPALAVAYVGTAIGSGTDVAIEAADVTLMRDDPVDVVKAIRISDATLTKIKQNLVWALGYNTAMIPLASLGLLQPVLAAGAMAFSSVSVLSNSLLFRRYTPDHDYTLLDRFR encoded by the coding sequence ATGAGTGAGCGAACGAGCCAGATCGATATTCAGGGGATGAGTTGCGCGAACTGTTCGCAAACCATCTCCGACGCCGTCAAGTCACTCGACGGCGTCTCGGAGGCGAACGTCAACTTCGCCACCGACGAGGGATCGATCGCGTACGATCCCGAGGAGGTCTCGCTGGGCGAGATATACGACGTGATCGGAGAAGCAGGCTACTCACCAGTGACCGAGTCGGTCACGATTGGGGTCACCGACATGTCGTGTGCGAACTGCTCTGAGACGATCCAGGACGCACTCGAACGGACACCGGGCGTCGTCGACGCAGACGCCAACTTCGCGACCGACGAAGCACAGGTGACGTACAATCCGGCCGAGGCGACCCCGGGGGAGTTCTACGACGCCATCGAAGACGCAGGCTACTCGCCCGTCCGCGAGGACGCCGAGACCGACGACGGCCCGGAGGGCGATGCCCGGGAGACTGCCCGACAGGACGAGATCCGTCGGCAACTCCGGCTGACACTGTTCGGCGCCGTACTGTCGCTACCCCTCCTGGTGTTCATGGCCGCCCACCTACTGTCGCTCGGCCTCGTCGGAGACGAACTCTTCGGCATTCCGTCCGGCTGGGTCGCGTTCGCGCTGGCGACGCCCGTCCAGGTGGTGCTCGGCCGACCGTTCTACCGGAACTCCTACACGGCGCTCGTCACCAACGGCCGCGCCAACATGGACGTCCTGATCGCGCTGGGCTCGACGACCGCGTACGTCTACTCCGTGGCGGTCCTGCTGGGGTTAATCGCCGGCGGGCTCTACTTCGATACGGCAGCGTTCATCCTCGTTTTCATCACGCTCGGAAACTACCTCGAGGCCCGTTCGAAGGGTCAGGCCGGCGAGGCACTCCGGAAACTCCTCGAGATGGAGGCCGATACGGCCACCATCGTCGACGCGGATGGCAACGAGAAAGAGGTATCTCTCGACGACGTCCAGGTCGGCGACCGGATGAAGGTCCGCCCCGGCGAGCGGATCCCGACCGACGGCGTCGTCGTCGACGGCCAGTCGGCGGTCGACGAGTCGATGGTGACCGGCGAGTCCGTCCCCGTGGAGAAAGCGGCGGGCGACGAGGTGGTCGGGTCGACGATCAACGAGAACGGCGTCCTCGTCGTCGAGGCGACGAAGGTCGGGACGGACACGGCACTCCAGCAGATCGTACGGACGGTGAAAGAAGCGCAGTCCCGCCAGCCCGACATCCAGAACCTCGCGGACCGCATCTCCGCGTACTTCGTCCCCGCAGTCATCGCGAACGCCGTCCTCTGGAGCGTCGTCTGGTACCTCTTCCCTGCAACCCTCGCGGGATTCGTCGACGCGCTCCCGCTGTGGGGCCTCGTCGCCGGTGGCCCCGTCGCCGGCGGCGTCTCGGTCTTCGAGTTCGCGGTCATCGTGTTCGCCTCGTCGGTGCTGATCGCCTGTCCCTGTGCGCTGGGCTTGGCGACGCCCGCCGCGACGATGGTCGGGACGACCCTCGGTGCCCAGAACGGCGTCCTATTCAAGGGCGGTGACGTCCTCGAACGCGCCAAAGACGTCGACACCGTCGTCTTCGACAAGACGGGGACGCTGACGAAAGGCGAGATGGAACTCACCGACGTGATCGTGTTCGATGACGACGAGCCGCCGGTCGCCGACGGTGGTGGCTCCGTTACCGATGGAGGCCAGCTGACCGTCAGCGAGCGGTTCAGCGAGGAGGACGTGCTTCGGTTCGCGGCCACCGCCGAGAGCGCCAGCGAACACCCCCTCGCCCGGGCGATCGTGGAGGGGGCCGAAGCCCGCGGCATCGACGTGACCGACCCCGACGACTTCGAGAACGTTCCCGGCCAAGGCGTCAAAGCGGCCGTCGACGCCGAGTTCGGCGGAGGTCCGTCGGACTGGCCCGACGGTGGCGTCGAGATACTGGTCGGCAACCGGACCTTCCTGCGTGAGAACGGGATCGACCCCGCGCCCGCCGAGGAGACGATGGAGCGCCTCGAACGCGAGGGCAAGACCGCGATGCTGGTCGGGGTGCGCGGCGTGGAGAGCGAGCACCGCGCGGCGAGCGATGCCCAACCGGGATCGGCGGGCGAACTCGTGGGCGTGGTCGCGAACGCCGACACGGTCAAGGAGAGTGCGAAAGACGCCATCGACCAACTGCAGGAGCGCGGCGCCGACGTGATGATGATCACCGGCGACAACGAGCGCACCGCCCGCGCCGTCGCCGAACGGGTCGGGATCGCCCCCGAGAACGTCCGTGCGGGAGTGCTTCCAGAGGACAAGTCGGCCGCCGTGGAAGCCATTCAGGACGGTGGTGAGCGATCCGCGTCGGACCGGCGCCTCCACGGTGGTCGAAAGGTGATGATGGTGGGCGACGGCGTCAACGACGCCCCCGCGCTCGCGGTCGCCTACGTCGGTACGGCCATCGGGTCGGGCACGGACGTCGCCATCGAGGCCGCGGACGTCACCCTGATGCGTGACGACCCGGTGGACGTCGTGAAGGCGATCCGCATCTCGGACGCGACGCTCACGAAGATCAAGCAGAACCTCGTGTGGGCGCTCGGCTACAACACGGCGATGATCCCGCTGGCCTCGCTCGGCCTGCTCCAGCCCGTGCTCGCCGCCGGCGCGATGGCGTTCTCGTCGGTGTCGGTGCTGTCGAACAGCCTGCTGTTCCGTCGGTACACCCCCGATCACGACTACACGCTGCTCGACCGCTTCCGCTGA